One Castanea sativa cultivar Marrone di Chiusa Pesio chromosome 4, ASM4071231v1 DNA window includes the following coding sequences:
- the LOC142632427 gene encoding uncharacterized protein LOC142632427 — translation MKGFVEVTQEEGLWYIEVLPRDIGGPICKKKHKTMQERPFPKAAGNRRWLLVGTDYFTKWVKAKPLLNIRDVDAKKFFWKNIVTRYFTPSYPQGDGQAEAVNKVIVSGLKKRLDDFKGRWVEELPHVLWTYRTTPRRSTEKTHFSMTYGVKAVIPLETGFPMIKTSSFIPSNNDGLLEKGLDLVDERRENVMVQLAYYQQKLKQ, via the exons atgaagggatttgtggaagtcacacaggaggaaggtctttggTACATAGAGGTCTTAcccagggatattggtggcccaatatgcaaaaaGAAGCACaagactatgcaagaaa gacCTTTCCCAAAGGCAGCAGGGAATAGAAGATGGTTGCTTGTTGGaacagattacttcactaagtgggttAAAGCTAAACCTTTGTTAAACATCAGGGATGTAGATGCAAAGAAGTTCTtctggaagaatattgtcactag ATATTTCACTCCATCTTATCCACAAGGggatgggcaagccgaggctgtaaacaaagttatagttagtggactgAAAAAAAGGCTTGATGATTTCAAAGGGAGGTGGGTAGAAGAATTGCCccatgttttgtggacgtatcgaactacacctcgAAGATCCACTGAAAAGACACatttctctatgacttatggagttAAAGCTGTAATTCCTTTGGAAACAGGCTTTCCAATGATAAAAACGAGCTCCTTCATCCCTAGCAATAATGACGGCTTACTAGAAAAGGGCTTAGACCTAGTTGATGAACGACGAGAGAATGTTATGGTTCAgttggcttattatcagcaaaaaCTTAAACAATGA
- the LOC142632428 gene encoding uncharacterized protein LOC142632428: protein MQKEIDHLKKKLHHARQRRTPSFSDPSSKDSQGSDYRPRSRTPLSETFSYEEDDLRDHKGEKPSSRGLGNDAMSRALHQISKSPFTRRVEKGKLPRWFTQPTFTIYNGQMDPVEHVGLPTEHDLRKSLTKKPVRSVRRLMDRIDEYKWIEEDQQQGKGKAKVILQDRRGFRSDRYNYNRPMRDFAGQSGSSTPQAVNTVFHEPVQQILEKICHESYFKWPNKMARDPMKRNQNLHCHYHQERGHTTKNCRTLWNHLEQLVREGRLKQFLYQPNGKGDHSGSVNQGNNASRPPLGTINVIFATPRRTGSCPTKVMSVSRTLAEEYHSEPKRIKGNTPPILGFLEEDKVGTIQPHDDDLVVTLRIGGYDVKRVMVDQGSRANIMYPDLFKGLNLKLEDLTAYDSPLISFEGKAIIPKWQIWLPVQSSSEVVDVDFIVVDAYSPYTVILARPRLHALGAVSSTLHVKVKFPSGGLIEEIIRSQSVARQCITAANLRQAGQESSASAEGGS from the exons atgcagaaagaGATTGACCATCTGAAGAAGAAGCTGCATCATGCAAGACAACGGCGAACACCCTCATTTTCTGATCCTTCCTCTAAAGACTCCCAAGGTAGTGATTATAGGCCCAGGTCTAGAACTCCTCTTAGTGAGACTTTTTCCTATGAGGAGGATGATCTTCGTGATCATAAGGGCGAGAAGCCTTCTTCCAGGGGCCTGGGAAATGATGCAATGAGCAgagcgttgcaccaaatctccaagtcaccttttACACGTAGGGTCGAGAAAGGGAAGCTTCCACGATGGTTCACTCAGCCCacgttcaccatttataatggccaaATGGATCCTGTGGAAcac gtgggcctTCCAACTGAACACGACCtaaggaaatctctgactaAGAAGCCTGTACGGAGTGTGCGTCGGCTTATGGATCGCATTGATGAGTACAAATGgattgaggaagatcagcaacAAGGTAAGGGGAAGGCTAAGGTTATCCTCCAAGATAGGAGGGGTTTCAGGTCAGATAGATACAATTACAATCGGCCGATGAGAGATTTCGCTGGGCAATCTGGTTCATCCACTCCTCAGGCAGTGAATACTGTGTTTCATGAACCTGTGCAGCAAATATTGGAGAAGATCTGTCATGAATCATATTTTAAATGGCCCAACAAAATGGCAAGGGACCCCATGAAGCGTAATCAGAACCTTCATTGTCATTATCACCAagagagaggtcataccactAAGAATTGTAGGACCTTGTGGAATCATTTAGAACAATTGGTTAGGGAGGGAAGATTGAAGCAATTCTTATATCAGCCCAATGGGAAGGGAGATCATTCAGGCTCGGTAAATCAGGGCAATAATGCTTCAAGGCCTCCCTTAGGTACTATCAACGTTATTTTTGCTACTCCAAGAAGGACAGGTTCTTGCCCTACTAAGGTGATGTCGGTGTCACGAACCCTTGCCGAGGAGTATCATTCTGAGCCGAAAAGGATAAAGGGGAACACTCCACCTATCCTAGGTTTCTTggaagaagataaggttgggactatcCAACCGCATGACGATGATTTGGTTGTTACGCTTAGGATTGGGGGCTATGACGTGAaaagggtaatggttgatcagggtagtAGGGCTAACATTATGTATCCTGACTTGTTTAAAGGGCTCAACCTAAAGCTCGAGGATCTTACGGCTTATGATTcaccactcataagctttgagGGGAAAGCTATCATTCCAAAATGGCAAATTTGGCTACCTGTGCAATCGAGTTCGGAGGTTGTAGAtgtagattttattgtggtagatgcctattctccctacacaGTCATTTTGGCAAGGCCTCGGCTGCATGCTCTGGGTGCTGTTTCTTCAACTCTTCATGTCAAGGTGAAGTTCCCCTCTGGGGGACTAATTGAGGAAATCATTAGGAGCCAATCTGTGGCTAGACAGTGTATAACGGCTGCAAATCTGCGTCAAGCTGGGCAAGAGTCATCGGCCTCAGCTGAAGGGGGTTCATAG